One Nocardioidaceae bacterium SCSIO 66511 genomic window carries:
- the cimA gene encoding citramalate synthase: MSATDSFHVYDTTLRDGAQQEGLNLSVADKLGIARHLDELGVGYIEGGWPGSNPKDTEFFARARTELALQTATLAAFGATRRPGTRAADDPQVAALRDSEASVVTLVAKSHDRHVELALRTTLDENLAMVADTVEHLRAEGRRVFLDCEHFFDGYRSNRDYALEVVRTAAGAGAEVVVLCDTNGGMLPTWVSDIVGSVADETGARLGIHCHNDTGCAVANSVAAVDAGASHMQGCVNGYGERTGNADLITVVANLQLKLGHDLLPVTSLREASRIAHAIAEVTNIPPSSRQPYVGVSSFAHKAGLHASAIRVDPDLYQHIDPELVGNDMRLLVSEMAGRASIELKGKELGYDLTSDADQLARITDRVKRLEQTGYTFEAADASFDLLLAEEVEGNRPAYFAVESWRVITESNTPADAEALSEATVKLRAAGQRIVVTGEGNGPVNALDHALRQAIEQAYPQVGQFRLTDYRVRILDQGHGTDAVIRVLIETADGTDTWVTVGVGHNIVEASWEALLDAVTYGLRRHQVAAPAARA; this comes from the coding sequence GTGAGTGCCACCGACAGCTTCCACGTCTACGACACGACCCTGCGCGACGGCGCACAGCAGGAAGGTCTCAACCTCTCTGTCGCCGACAAACTCGGTATTGCGCGGCATCTCGACGAGCTGGGGGTCGGCTACATCGAGGGCGGTTGGCCGGGGTCGAACCCCAAGGACACCGAGTTCTTCGCCCGTGCACGAACTGAGCTGGCGCTGCAGACCGCAACGCTCGCGGCGTTCGGCGCGACCCGTCGACCGGGTACGCGCGCCGCCGACGACCCCCAGGTCGCCGCCCTGCGCGACTCCGAGGCATCGGTGGTGACCTTGGTGGCGAAGAGCCATGACCGCCATGTAGAGCTCGCGCTGCGTACGACGCTCGACGAGAACCTCGCGATGGTCGCCGACACGGTCGAGCATCTGCGGGCCGAGGGGCGCCGCGTCTTCCTCGACTGTGAGCACTTCTTCGACGGATACCGGTCGAACCGCGACTATGCGCTCGAGGTCGTACGTACGGCCGCCGGTGCGGGCGCCGAAGTAGTCGTACTCTGCGATACGAACGGCGGCATGCTTCCGACGTGGGTGAGTGACATCGTCGGCTCCGTCGCCGATGAGACCGGTGCACGCCTGGGCATCCACTGCCACAACGACACCGGCTGCGCGGTCGCCAACTCGGTGGCAGCGGTCGATGCGGGCGCGAGCCATATGCAAGGGTGCGTCAACGGCTACGGCGAGCGTACGGGCAATGCTGACCTCATCACTGTCGTCGCCAACCTGCAGCTGAAACTCGGTCACGATTTGCTGCCCGTAACGTCTCTGCGCGAGGCGAGCCGCATCGCGCATGCGATCGCCGAGGTCACGAACATCCCGCCGTCGTCGCGCCAGCCGTACGTCGGGGTCTCGTCGTTCGCGCACAAGGCCGGCCTGCACGCGAGCGCGATCCGGGTCGACCCCGATCTCTATCAGCACATCGATCCCGAGCTGGTCGGCAACGATATGCGGCTGCTCGTCTCGGAGATGGCCGGACGCGCGAGCATCGAGCTGAAGGGAAAGGAACTCGGCTACGATCTGACGTCCGACGCCGACCAGCTCGCCCGGATCACCGACCGGGTCAAGAGGCTCGAGCAGACCGGCTACACCTTCGAGGCGGCAGATGCGTCGTTCGACCTACTGCTCGCCGAAGAGGTCGAAGGCAACCGGCCGGCGTACTTCGCCGTCGAGTCGTGGCGCGTCATCACCGAGTCGAACACTCCGGCCGATGCCGAGGCCCTGTCGGAGGCGACCGTGAAGCTGCGTGCCGCCGGACAACGCATCGTCGTGACTGGTGAAGGCAACGGCCCGGTCAATGCGCTGGATCACGCGCTGCGCCAGGCCATCGAGCAGGCGTACCCGCAGGTCGGGCAGTTCCGACTCACCGACTACCGGGTACGAATCCTCGACCAGGGGCACGGCACCGATGCCGTGATCCGAGTGCTGATCGAGACCGCGGACGGCACCGACACCTGGGTGACGGTCGGTGTGGGGCACAACATCGTCGAAGCCTCGTGGGAGGCGCTGCTCGACGCGGTCACGTACGGGTTGCGTCGTCATCAGGTCGCGGCGCCGGCGGCGAGGGCGTGA
- a CDS encoding branched-chain amino acid aminotransferase — MTTPSIRLDANPAPTSPERRAEILADPGFGSYFTDHMFLAEWTPEGGWQDPRVVAYGPLSIDPATAVLHYAQEIFEGLKAYAHPDGSIRTFRPHSNAARMQRSSERLALPKLPEELFVSAIDALIRADAAWVPSGGETSLYVRPFMFASEVFLGVRPSKHVTFSVIASPAGAYFAGGVKPVSIWLSTDYARAGTGGTGAAKCGGNYAASLLPQSQASEHGCDQVVFLDDVEHQWVEELGGMNLYFVYDDGSIVTPELSGSILEGITRDSVMTLASDLGHTVIERRVGIDEWRDGVRDGRITEVFACGTAAVVTPVGTLKWADGDDVAEARSGDGEAGKVTMAIREALVDIQYGRADDRRGWMHTVA; from the coding sequence ATGACAACGCCGTCCATCCGCCTCGATGCAAACCCCGCGCCCACGTCACCCGAGCGCCGCGCGGAGATCCTCGCCGACCCAGGCTTCGGCTCGTACTTCACCGACCACATGTTCCTGGCGGAGTGGACTCCCGAGGGCGGCTGGCAGGACCCACGGGTCGTTGCGTACGGTCCACTGTCGATCGACCCGGCGACGGCGGTGCTGCACTACGCGCAGGAGATCTTCGAAGGACTCAAGGCGTACGCGCATCCCGACGGTTCGATCCGCACGTTCCGGCCGCATTCGAACGCCGCTCGGATGCAGCGCTCGTCTGAGCGCCTGGCGTTGCCGAAGCTGCCCGAAGAGCTTTTCGTCTCTGCCATCGACGCCCTGATCCGCGCCGACGCGGCGTGGGTTCCGTCGGGCGGTGAGACGAGCCTGTACGTACGCCCGTTCATGTTCGCGTCCGAGGTGTTCCTCGGCGTGCGGCCGTCGAAGCATGTGACCTTCTCGGTCATCGCCTCGCCGGCTGGCGCGTACTTCGCCGGGGGTGTCAAGCCGGTGTCGATCTGGCTGTCGACCGATTACGCCCGCGCGGGCACGGGCGGCACCGGTGCGGCCAAATGCGGAGGCAACTATGCGGCGAGCCTGCTGCCGCAGAGCCAAGCCTCCGAGCACGGGTGCGACCAGGTGGTGTTCCTCGATGACGTCGAGCACCAGTGGGTCGAAGAGCTCGGCGGTATGAACCTCTACTTCGTCTACGACGACGGGTCGATCGTCACTCCAGAGCTGTCCGGATCGATTCTCGAGGGCATCACCCGCGACTCGGTGATGACCCTCGCCTCCGACCTCGGTCATACGGTCATCGAGCGGCGCGTCGGCATCGACGAGTGGCGCGACGGCGTACGTGACGGGCGGATCACCGAGGTGTTCGCATGCGGCACCGCAGCAGTCGTCACCCCGGTCGGCACGCTCAAATGGGCCGACGGCGACGACGTCGCAGAGGCGCGCAGCGGAGACGGCGAAGCGGGCAAGGTGACAATGGCGATCCGCGAGGCCCTGGTGGACATCCAGTACGGCCGCGCCGACGATCGGCGCGGCTGGATGCACACCGTGGCGTAG
- a CDS encoding branched-chain amino acid aminotransferase, with protein sequence MTATATHPISTTSNPAPATPERRAEILEEPRFGTHFTDHMFVAEWTIGDGWQDPRVVPYGPLSIDPASAVLHYAQEIFEGLKAYAHPDGGIRTFRPYANAARLRRSAARLALPAVPDELFVGAIDRLVRADSEWVPKGDEASLYIRPFLFATEAFVGVRAARSATFAVIASPAGPYFDGGLKPVDVWLSAEHARAGSGGTGAAKSGSNYAASLLPQAQALAHGCDQVVFVDDAEQRWVEEIGAMNVGFVLADGTIVTPELSGSILAGITRDSLKTIAADLGHRVVERRISIDEWRDGVRDGAITEVFGCGTATVVTPIGRLCWADGDSVCTASVPDPARAEVTRALRDALVGIQHGRVPDLYGWMHDVVGGRRPASDADRPIRTGSPVNDW encoded by the coding sequence CAACCCAGCTCCGGCGACGCCGGAGCGTCGCGCGGAGATTCTGGAAGAACCGCGCTTCGGTACTCATTTCACCGACCACATGTTCGTCGCCGAGTGGACCATCGGCGACGGCTGGCAGGATCCGCGCGTCGTACCGTACGGTCCGCTGTCGATCGACCCTGCTTCCGCGGTGCTGCACTACGCGCAGGAGATCTTCGAAGGACTCAAGGCGTACGCACACCCCGACGGCGGCATACGTACGTTCCGGCCGTACGCCAACGCGGCCCGGCTGCGGCGCTCGGCCGCGCGGCTGGCATTGCCCGCCGTACCCGATGAGCTGTTCGTCGGCGCGATCGACCGGCTGGTCCGAGCGGACTCCGAATGGGTACCGAAAGGCGACGAGGCCAGCCTGTACATCCGGCCGTTCCTGTTCGCAACGGAGGCGTTCGTCGGCGTCCGTGCGGCGCGTAGCGCGACCTTCGCGGTGATCGCCTCGCCGGCTGGCCCGTACTTCGACGGCGGACTCAAGCCCGTCGACGTCTGGCTCTCGGCGGAGCACGCGCGTGCGGGCTCGGGTGGCACCGGAGCGGCAAAGTCCGGCAGTAACTACGCCGCGAGTCTGTTGCCGCAGGCGCAGGCTCTGGCGCACGGATGCGACCAGGTCGTGTTCGTCGACGACGCCGAGCAACGGTGGGTCGAGGAGATCGGCGCGATGAACGTCGGCTTCGTGCTCGCCGACGGCACGATCGTCACCCCGGAGCTGTCCGGGTCGATCCTCGCCGGCATCACCCGCGACTCGCTCAAGACCATCGCGGCCGACCTCGGCCACCGGGTGGTCGAGCGACGGATCAGCATCGACGAATGGCGCGACGGCGTACGTGACGGGGCGATCACCGAGGTCTTCGGCTGCGGCACGGCCACGGTGGTGACGCCGATCGGCCGGCTCTGCTGGGCCGACGGAGACTCCGTGTGTACCGCGAGCGTGCCCGACCCTGCGAGAGCAGAGGTGACGCGCGCATTGCGGGACGCGCTGGTCGGCATCCAGCACGGCCGTGTCCCCGACCTGTACGGCTGGATGCACGACGTCGTCGGCGGACGGCGACCCGCCTCCGATGCCGATCGACCGATCCGTACCGGCTCGCCAGTGAATGATTGGTAA